In Nostoc sp. CENA543, a single genomic region encodes these proteins:
- a CDS encoding LysR family transcriptional regulator — MGLIDLSSIDLNLLVAFEVLLEERSVTVAAQRLYLGQPAMSAALGRLRLLFQDELFIRIGREMQPTAKALEIAPGISAALHQIRQTLESSRSFDPKTSEHTFAIGSSDYTSYVVVPKLLEVCRQVAPNVNFRLIGFEKDSVGDLLEQREIDVALGLFQNPPRQSIQMPLFQEHFVGICRLGHPVISQGSITPEIFASVPQALFTLRRDDIGEIDKVLAKYDLQRRVMLTTPHLLILPAVISSSDLVTVIPSRLVTPFAYQNTLEIFGLPVQTEPWMISMLWSKLTNQDQASIWLRQIICSICQEI; from the coding sequence ATGGGATTAATAGATTTATCCTCCATAGACCTCAACTTGCTGGTCGCCTTTGAGGTACTGTTGGAGGAACGCAGTGTGACGGTAGCAGCACAACGCCTGTATCTAGGACAACCAGCGATGAGTGCGGCACTAGGAAGATTACGTCTACTTTTTCAAGATGAGTTATTTATCCGTATCGGAAGGGAGATGCAGCCAACAGCCAAAGCTTTGGAAATTGCACCAGGGATTTCAGCTGCTCTCCATCAAATCCGCCAAACACTAGAATCTAGTCGCAGTTTTGACCCCAAAACTTCTGAACATACGTTTGCTATTGGTAGTTCAGATTACACCAGCTATGTAGTTGTCCCCAAGCTGTTGGAAGTGTGTCGTCAAGTCGCGCCAAATGTTAATTTTCGACTCATTGGTTTTGAAAAAGATTCTGTAGGAGATCTGTTAGAGCAGCGAGAAATAGATGTTGCACTGGGTTTGTTTCAAAATCCCCCCAGACAGTCGATACAAATGCCATTATTTCAAGAACATTTTGTTGGTATTTGTCGCCTTGGACACCCTGTAATTAGCCAAGGAAGTATCACACCGGAAATTTTCGCTAGTGTTCCTCAAGCTCTTTTTACCCTCCGACGAGACGACATTGGTGAAATCGACAAGGTGCTAGCAAAATATGATCTTCAGCGTCGTGTGATGTTAACTACACCGCATTTGCTCATATTACCTGCGGTGATTTCATCCAGCGACTTGGTAACTGTCATTCCATCGCGACTGGTAACGCCATTTGCTTACCAAAATACGTTAGAAATTTTTGGACTTCCTGTACAAACAGAACCTTGGATGATTTCTATGTTGTGGAGTAAACTGACGAATCAGGATCAGGCGAGTATTTGGTTAAGACAAATAATTTGTAGTATTTGTCAGGAAATTTAA
- a CDS encoding SDR family oxidoreductase has product MSSAKVAIITAASRGIGAGCAKELAAQGYNVALMARSPGVLDLAKDLGGIAIQGSMTNLPDLEQLVETTLTTFGRIDAVVNSFGDPPHRDLLSISDEMWLENFEMLFLSVVRIAKLVTQPMQRSGGGVIINISACDSQEPNLGTPFSGTLRAAMEGFTKLYAKRYRTDKIRMIAVAPFFVADSMSELEGWNVPTDLMFGRPATYREFAEIVAFLISENAKFITGTTLKVDEAYSAAI; this is encoded by the coding sequence ATGAGTTCAGCAAAGGTGGCGATAATTACAGCTGCGAGCCGAGGGATTGGTGCGGGTTGTGCGAAAGAATTAGCCGCACAGGGTTACAATGTGGCATTAATGGCGCGATCGCCTGGAGTTTTAGATTTAGCCAAAGACTTAGGTGGTATTGCCATTCAAGGCTCAATGACCAATTTGCCAGACTTAGAGCAATTAGTAGAGACAACTTTAACGACATTTGGTCGAATAGATGCCGTAGTTAATAGTTTTGGCGACCCACCCCACCGTGATTTATTATCTATTTCTGATGAAATGTGGTTAGAAAACTTTGAAATGCTGTTTTTGAGTGTAGTTCGTATCGCCAAACTAGTAACACAACCTATGCAACGTTCCGGTGGTGGTGTCATTATCAACATTTCTGCTTGTGATTCTCAAGAACCCAACTTAGGGACACCCTTTAGTGGCACACTCCGCGCCGCAATGGAAGGTTTCACAAAACTATATGCCAAGCGTTACAGAACCGATAAAATCCGCATGATTGCCGTCGCACCTTTTTTTGTCGCCGATTCAATGTCAGAGTTAGAAGGTTGGAATGTCCCGACAGATTTAATGTTTGGTCGTCCTGCTACCTACAGAGAGTTTGCTGAGATAGTGGCTTTTCTGATTTCCGAGAATGCCAAATTTATCACAGGTACAACCTTGAAAGTAGATGAAGCCTATTCTGCGGCTATTTAA
- a CDS encoding metalloregulator ArsR/SmtB family transcription factor yields the protein MTKNSPKKSSTVRTRRAIVNLLKQRGAMDSQELAACLEISAMAVRQHLYALQDEHLVTYEEEPREMGRPAKLWQLTPDANRLFPDGYAELTLGLIQAVTEAFGEVGLDKLLEVRTKQQLATYQAQISSQDPLAVRLATLVKLRSHEGYMAESQTLDDGTFLLIENHCPICAAANACIGLCEQELTIFQSVLGEDVTVEREEHIIAGARRCVYRVASQECI from the coding sequence ATGACAAAAAACTCACCCAAAAAATCATCCACAGTCCGCACACGCCGCGCTATTGTCAACTTACTCAAACAACGAGGTGCAATGGACTCTCAAGAGTTAGCAGCTTGTTTGGAGATTTCTGCAATGGCTGTGCGTCAGCATTTGTACGCGCTACAAGATGAGCATTTAGTTACCTATGAGGAAGAACCCCGTGAGATGGGGCGACCTGCTAAACTATGGCAACTAACCCCAGATGCTAACCGCCTATTTCCTGATGGTTATGCAGAGTTAACGTTGGGTTTAATTCAGGCGGTAACAGAAGCTTTTGGTGAGGTGGGATTAGATAAGCTACTGGAAGTCAGGACAAAACAGCAACTTGCAACCTATCAAGCACAAATATCTAGTCAAGATCCCTTAGCAGTCAGATTGGCAACTTTAGTAAAATTGCGATCGCATGAAGGATACATGGCGGAGAGTCAAACCCTAGACGATGGGACATTTTTATTAATTGAAAATCACTGTCCCATTTGCGCTGCGGCTAACGCCTGTATAGGATTATGTGAGCAAGAGTTAACGATTTTTCAATCTGTTCTGGGAGAAGATGTCACAGTAGAAAGAGAAGAGCATATCATAGCAGGTGCAAGAAGGTGTGTATATCGGGTTGCGAGTCAAGAATGTATTTAA
- a CDS encoding DUF6263 family protein, which yields MKKTFFVSGMMFLAFGWGFSPSLTSVKAETFSELKQVIKNETNTISAAKKTQLELLNSGTGTKQKLRFQPPLNLQETAIVRMKMNMNISIGGQASPSFKQPEIVTTLQTKVTQIDPNGDIHYEFYYSDVDLVGDTDIPPAALNNLKSQLQKLVGFKGSAIVDPQGKTKKLNFVLPEGVDANLKLLMQQMSNSLEQLSLQIPQQAVGVGSHWRVTSNINAGGMNFQQITTYKLINLEKGIANFNIAVEQIAPPSQNLTTPGLPAGVTLNLKSYQGKGQGEMTVALNKLMPVTSRMSLLTDMQISQKQVGRVAETAINQKISIDMNLESK from the coding sequence ATGAAAAAAACCTTTTTTGTGAGTGGAATGATGTTTCTAGCTTTCGGATGGGGATTTTCACCATCTTTAACATCCGTAAAGGCTGAAACTTTCTCGGAATTAAAGCAAGTCATCAAGAACGAAACAAACACTATCTCTGCTGCTAAAAAAACACAGTTAGAACTGCTCAACTCAGGAACGGGAACAAAGCAGAAATTACGTTTTCAACCTCCACTCAATTTGCAAGAAACTGCAATTGTGAGGATGAAAATGAACATGAATATCTCGATAGGAGGCCAAGCTTCACCCAGTTTCAAACAACCAGAAATTGTGACTACGCTACAGACAAAAGTCACCCAAATAGACCCCAATGGAGATATTCACTACGAGTTTTATTACTCTGATGTCGATTTGGTGGGAGATACCGATATTCCGCCAGCAGCACTTAACAATCTCAAGTCACAATTACAAAAGTTAGTTGGTTTCAAAGGTTCAGCTATCGTAGATCCTCAAGGAAAAACCAAAAAATTGAATTTTGTTTTACCAGAGGGAGTGGATGCAAATCTCAAGCTTTTAATGCAGCAAATGTCGAATTCTCTTGAGCAACTTTCGTTGCAAATTCCTCAGCAAGCAGTGGGTGTAGGATCTCATTGGCGAGTTACCTCGAATATAAATGCAGGGGGGATGAATTTCCAACAAATCACGACGTATAAGTTAATCAATCTGGAAAAAGGAATTGCTAATTTTAATATTGCTGTAGAACAAATAGCACCACCATCTCAAAATCTGACCACACCAGGATTACCCGCAGGGGTGACGTTAAATCTCAAATCTTATCAAGGTAAAGGTCAGGGAGAAATGACAGTAGCACTCAACAAACTAATGCCAGTTACCTCAAGGATGTCGTTACTTACTGATATGCAGATAAGTCAAAAACAAGTAGGTCGTGTAGCAGAAACGGCAATCAATCAAAAAATATCTATAGACATGAATCTTGAGTCAAAGTGA
- a CDS encoding type I restriction enzyme HsdR N-terminal domain-containing protein translates to MDDQMLPADAEKRFITWIQSFDYRILRNQEDVETEFITPMFQHLGYLDKLCARKSSLNYDQNIKRSNQLENLQIYFSTDDVMQQNADTSLLIVIALSPNSNNFTEAIAQAKFYSIYLKPLFFIITNGHQIKVFKYLQYHREECVIDKNIYSLKVNSAASEFYQEYNYSYISSLDKNQINTLRYSQYNLIEKTLRRNNLQEVIAQTDFIPAVFQEGDRLIVVKPKVVIECDLPKAFKDGECLIKFSGVILRGCQIKLNHRDILGQLMTGLNTRPEWGCRKFIKQIDENAFEVTLGQTTIILSDLETADLCLCIDVVCQEYKQSIIECENLLETWDFEFIEFLGSRGVHLFSVDAKLWQLMHDFANEFNYIQGKTEWHLFQQEAISIRVSRGIRDHAFILPKPVNHLSLLPSGIINIIYEINDIHLQSLATSEINAWKQDIGPRGTWTATYTKQWLLDKFIPKVIDYYARKNNLSALELKKNIADYISQRTPILEVHEIRELLPYLRDIQFWLNSYVGNIPTVFLKDYYHTLTNLFRNTDSSIEGMDYLLRNLTLMEAGNTRDKMKSNFNQWNFKDILYYLDAQVGRINNYQYESSFTADLMTRTFIWIIEHGKISFYQSQLNVAKEALLPLWEQSRFEMRYVNPHRI, encoded by the coding sequence TTGGATGATCAAATGTTACCTGCTGATGCGGAAAAGAGATTTATAACATGGATACAATCTTTTGATTACCGGATTTTACGCAACCAAGAGGATGTAGAAACTGAGTTTATTACACCGATGTTTCAGCATCTTGGTTATTTAGATAAATTATGTGCTAGAAAGTCAAGTTTAAATTATGACCAAAATATCAAGCGCAGTAATCAATTAGAAAATCTGCAAATATACTTTTCCACCGATGATGTCATGCAACAAAATGCTGACACATCGTTATTGATTGTGATTGCTTTGTCGCCTAATTCTAACAATTTTACGGAGGCGATCGCCCAAGCAAAGTTTTATAGCATTTATTTAAAGCCTTTGTTTTTTATTATTACGAATGGTCATCAAATAAAAGTTTTTAAATATCTACAATATCATCGAGAAGAGTGTGTTATTGATAAAAATATTTATTCTTTAAAAGTTAATAGTGCAGCTTCAGAGTTTTACCAAGAATATAATTATTCCTATATTAGCAGCCTTGATAAAAATCAAATTAACACTTTAAGATATAGCCAATATAACTTAATTGAAAAAACTTTAAGACGCAATAATTTACAAGAAGTTATAGCGCAAACTGATTTTATACCTGCTGTTTTTCAAGAAGGCGATCGCCTGATTGTTGTTAAACCCAAAGTTGTTATAGAATGCGATTTACCCAAAGCCTTTAAAGATGGTGAATGTCTCATTAAATTTAGCGGTGTCATCCTCAGAGGTTGCCAAATTAAACTCAACCACCGAGATATTTTAGGTCAATTAATGACCGGACTGAATACTCGTCCTGAATGGGGTTGTCGGAAATTTATCAAACAAATCGATGAAAATGCTTTTGAAGTAACTTTAGGTCAAACGACAATTATCTTATCTGATTTAGAAACAGCAGATTTATGTTTATGTATTGATGTAGTTTGCCAAGAATACAAACAATCCATCATCGAATGCGAAAACCTCTTAGAAACCTGGGACTTTGAATTTATTGAATTTTTAGGTAGTCGTGGTGTACATCTATTTTCTGTAGATGCTAAATTATGGCAGTTAATGCACGACTTTGCCAATGAGTTTAATTATATCCAAGGTAAAACAGAATGGCATCTATTTCAGCAAGAAGCAATTTCTATTCGCGTGAGTCGAGGAATCCGTGATCATGCCTTCATTTTACCTAAACCTGTAAATCATTTATCTTTGTTACCGAGTGGCATAATTAATATAATTTATGAAATTAATGATATTCATCTCCAGTCTTTAGCAACTAGTGAAATCAATGCTTGGAAACAAGATATTGGCCCGCGAGGAACTTGGACTGCTACATATACAAAGCAATGGTTATTAGATAAATTTATTCCTAAAGTTATTGATTACTATGCACGAAAAAATAATTTATCAGCATTGGAATTAAAGAAAAATATTGCTGATTATATTAGTCAACGCACCCCTATTTTAGAAGTGCATGAAATTAGAGAGCTATTACCTTATCTAAGAGATATACAATTTTGGTTAAATAGTTACGTAGGAAATATTCCTACTGTATTTTTAAAAGACTATTACCACACACTAACCAATTTATTCAGGAATACTGACTCATCAATAGAAGGAATGGATTATTTACTGCGTAATTTAACTTTAATGGAAGCTGGTAATACTAGAGATAAAATGAAGAGTAATTTTAACCAATGGAACTTTAAAGATATTCTCTATTATCTAGATGCTCAAGTCGGTAGAATTAATAACTATCAATATGAATCGAGCTTTACAGCAGATTTAATGACTAGAACTTTTATCTGGATTATAGAACACGGCAAAATTAGTTTCTATCAATCCCAGTTAAATGTTGCTAAAGAGGCTTTATTACCACTTTGGGAACAAAGCCGTTTTGAAATGCGTTATGTAAATCCTCACCGAATTTAA
- the purQ gene encoding phosphoribosylformylglycinamidine synthase subunit PurQ: protein MKFGVVVFPGSNCDRDVAYVTRDLLGQPTRMVWHQDTDIDDLDAIVIPGGFSYGDYLRCGAIARFSPVMQQVVAHAQKGKLVLGICNGFQVLTEAGLLPGILTRNRDLHFICDRVPLTVENQSSPWMQSYTRGEMITLPIAHGEGRFYADQRTLAEIEGNGQVVLRYAGENPNGSLNNIAGISNRQGNVVGMMPHPERASDPMLGGDDGLRLFQGLLEKVAALT, encoded by the coding sequence ATGAAATTTGGTGTTGTAGTTTTTCCTGGTTCTAATTGCGATCGCGATGTTGCTTATGTCACTAGAGACTTGCTAGGACAGCCAACGCGCATGGTTTGGCATCAAGATACGGATATTGATGATTTGGATGCTATTGTGATCCCTGGAGGGTTTAGCTACGGGGATTATTTACGCTGTGGTGCTATCGCTCGATTTTCACCTGTAATGCAGCAAGTAGTCGCCCATGCCCAAAAGGGTAAGTTAGTCTTGGGAATTTGTAATGGTTTTCAGGTGTTGACTGAAGCTGGACTTTTACCAGGAATACTTACCAGAAATCGAGATTTGCATTTTATTTGCGATCGCGTCCCTTTGACAGTGGAAAATCAAAGTAGCCCTTGGATGCAGTCTTACACTAGAGGGGAAATGATTACTTTACCCATTGCCCACGGTGAAGGACGATTTTACGCTGATCAAAGAACTTTAGCGGAGATTGAAGGGAACGGACAGGTAGTTTTACGTTATGCAGGCGAAAACCCCAACGGTTCGCTAAATAATATTGCTGGCATTAGCAACCGTCAGGGTAATGTTGTTGGGATGATGCCACACCCAGAAAGGGCATCTGACCCTATGCTGGGTGGTGATGATGGGTTGAGATTGTTTCAAGGTTTACTAGAAAAGGTAGCCGCTTTGACGTAA
- the purS gene encoding phosphoribosylformylglycinamidine synthase subunit PurS translates to MQTKYLAKIFVTLRPSVLDPAGVAVQSGLQQMGYDHVENVRIGKYIELTITSTEESKARQDMDRICDQMLANPVIENYRFELIEVETQTGVF, encoded by the coding sequence GTGCAAACCAAGTATCTAGCCAAAATTTTTGTCACTCTTCGTCCTTCAGTCTTAGATCCGGCTGGCGTAGCTGTCCAATCTGGTCTCCAGCAAATGGGATACGATCACGTAGAAAACGTCAGGATTGGGAAGTATATTGAATTAACAATTACTTCCACCGAGGAAAGCAAGGCGCGTCAAGACATGGATCGCATCTGTGATCAAATGTTAGCAAATCCTGTCATTGAAAATTATCGTTTTGAACTCATTGAAGTAGAAACGCAAACGGGAGTTTTTTAG